A window from Megalobrama amblycephala isolate DHTTF-2021 linkage group LG21, ASM1881202v1, whole genome shotgun sequence encodes these proteins:
- the rab7a gene encoding ras-related protein Rab-7a, giving the protein MTSRKKVLLKVIILGDSGVGKTSLMNQYVNKKFSNQYKATIGADFLTKEVMVDDRLVTMQIWDTAGQERFQSLGVAFYRGADCCVLVFDVTAPNTFKTLDSWRDEFLIQASPRDPENFPFVVLGNKIDLENRQVTTKRAQAWCQSKNNIPYFETSAKEAINVEQAFQTIARNALKQETEVELYNEFPEPIKLDRNDRAKPSAETCSC; this is encoded by the exons ATGACATCAAGGAAGAAAGTTCTTCTGAAGGTGATCATCCTTGGAGACTCCGG GGTTGGGAAGACATCTCTGATGAACCAGTATGTGAATAAGAAGTTCAGTAATCAGTATAAAGCTACTATAGGAGCAGATTTCCTGACAAAAGAAGTGATGGTTGATGACCGACTTGTCACAATGCAG ATATGGGATACAGCAGGTCAAGAGCGGTTCCAGTCTCTGGGTGTGGCTTTCTACCGCGGTGCTGACTGCTGTGTGCTGGTGTTTGATGTCACTGCCCCCAACACCTTCAAGACACTGGACAGCTGGAGGGACGAGTTTCTGATCCAGGCCAGCCCACGCGACCCAGAGAACTTCCCCTTTGTGGTACTGGGCAACAAAATTGATCTGGAGAATAGGCAG GTAACAACCAAGCGGGCACAAGCTTGGTGTCAGAGTAAGAACAACATCCCATACTTTGAGACCAGTGCGAAGGAGGCCATCAATGTAGAGCAGGCTTTCCAGACCATCGCACGCAATGCACTCAAACAG gaAACCGAAGTGGAGTTGTACAACGAGTTTCCTGAGCCAATTAAACTGGACCGGAACGATAGAGCCAAGCCATCAGCAGAGACTTGTAGCTGCTGA
- the hmces gene encoding abasic site processing protein HMCES isoform X1, with product MCGRTACTLAPHELSRASRYRDRTGQRHRPRWKDGDTDKYRPSYNKSPQSFSPVLLSNRHFNKDAPVDECVLAAMRWGLVPAWFKENDPNKMQYNTSNCRSESLLEKKSYKDPLLKGQRCVILADGFYEWRRLEKEKQPFFIYFPQSQGGQVPSQQSTQQPKCDQSLDQGEVSPSLTVIRTAFVHLCQSYSSVYSPTCLQSDQDDSDWAGWRLLTIAGLFDSWTPPCGGEALYTYTVITVDAAANLQSIHDRMPAVLDGEDEVRRWLDFGEVKSLEAMKLLQPKSSLTFHPVSSLVNNSRNNSPECLQPVDPTIKKTVQPTASSKMMMSWLKTASPTKRKNTDEDTSAKGPEEKLEAVKQTKPAGTLQQWLLGTSSNKKPRT from the exons ATGTGTGGGAGAACGGCTTGCACTCTTGCGCCGCATGAACTCAGTCGTGCGTCGCGGTATCGAGACCGAACAGGACAACGACACAGACCCCGGTGGAAGGATGGAGACACCGACAAATACCGTCCCTCATACAACAAGAGTCCTCAGTCCTTCAGTCCTGTGCTGCTGTCCAACAGACACTTCAACAAG GATGCCCCTGTAGATGAGTGTGTGTTGGCAGCGATGCGCTGGGGTCTCGTCCCAGCATGGTTCAAAGAGAATGACCCCAATAAGATGCAGTACAACACCTCTAACTGTCGCAGTGAGAGCCTGCTAGAAAAGAAATCTTACAAG GATCCTCTTCTGAAAGGCCAGCGCTGTGTCATTCTAGCTGACGGCTTCTACGAATGGAGGCGACTGGAGAAAGAAAAACAGCCTTTCTTCATATATTTCCCACAAAGCCAAGGAGGACAAGTGCCCAGTCAACAAAGTACACAGCAGCCGAAATGTGACCAAAGTTTGGACCAGGGCGAGGTTAGCCCAAGTTTAACAGTCATACGAACTGCATTTGTTCACTTATGCCAGTCTTACTCATCTGTTTATTCCCCCACTTGTCTACAGAGCGATCAAGATGACAGTGACTGGGCCGGGTGGCGACTGCTGACAATAGCAGGTCTCTTTGACTCCTGGACTCCTCCTTGTGGTGGAGAGGCGTTGTACACTTACACTGTTATTACTGTAGACGCCGCTGCAAATCTTCAAAGCATCCATGACAG GATGCCAGCTGTGCTGGACGGAGAGGATGAGGTAAGACGATGGTTGGACTTTGGAGAAGTGAAGTCACTGGAAGCCATGAAATTACTTCAGCCGAAGTCCTCTCTGACCTTTCACCCTGTCTCGTCACTGGTCAACAATTCCCGCAACAACTCCCCAGAGTGTCTGCAGCCTGTAGACCCCACGATTAAGAAG ACCGTTCAACCTACAGCCAGCAGTAAAATGATGATGAGCTGGCTGAAAACTGCCTCGCCCACTAAGAGGAAGAATACAGATGAAGATACATCAGCTAAAGGACCTGAAGAAAAGCTTGAAGCAGTGAAGCAGACCAAGCCAGCTGGGACTCTCCAGCAATGGCTGCTGGGAACTAGCTCCAACAAGAAACCAAGGACTTGA
- the hmces gene encoding abasic site processing protein HMCES isoform X2, producing the protein MCGRTACTLAPHELSRASRYRDRTGQRHRPRWKDGDTDKYRPSYNKSPQSFSPVLLSNRHFNKDAPVDECVLAAMRWGLVPAWFKENDPNKMQYNTSNCRSESLLEKKSYKDPLLKGQRCVILADGFYEWRRLEKEKQPFFIYFPQSQGGQVPSQQSTQQPKCDQSLDQGESDQDDSDWAGWRLLTIAGLFDSWTPPCGGEALYTYTVITVDAAANLQSIHDRMPAVLDGEDEVRRWLDFGEVKSLEAMKLLQPKSSLTFHPVSSLVNNSRNNSPECLQPVDPTIKKTVQPTASSKMMMSWLKTASPTKRKNTDEDTSAKGPEEKLEAVKQTKPAGTLQQWLLGTSSNKKPRT; encoded by the exons ATGTGTGGGAGAACGGCTTGCACTCTTGCGCCGCATGAACTCAGTCGTGCGTCGCGGTATCGAGACCGAACAGGACAACGACACAGACCCCGGTGGAAGGATGGAGACACCGACAAATACCGTCCCTCATACAACAAGAGTCCTCAGTCCTTCAGTCCTGTGCTGCTGTCCAACAGACACTTCAACAAG GATGCCCCTGTAGATGAGTGTGTGTTGGCAGCGATGCGCTGGGGTCTCGTCCCAGCATGGTTCAAAGAGAATGACCCCAATAAGATGCAGTACAACACCTCTAACTGTCGCAGTGAGAGCCTGCTAGAAAAGAAATCTTACAAG GATCCTCTTCTGAAAGGCCAGCGCTGTGTCATTCTAGCTGACGGCTTCTACGAATGGAGGCGACTGGAGAAAGAAAAACAGCCTTTCTTCATATATTTCCCACAAAGCCAAGGAGGACAAGTGCCCAGTCAACAAAGTACACAGCAGCCGAAATGTGACCAAAGTTTGGACCAGGGCGAG AGCGATCAAGATGACAGTGACTGGGCCGGGTGGCGACTGCTGACAATAGCAGGTCTCTTTGACTCCTGGACTCCTCCTTGTGGTGGAGAGGCGTTGTACACTTACACTGTTATTACTGTAGACGCCGCTGCAAATCTTCAAAGCATCCATGACAG GATGCCAGCTGTGCTGGACGGAGAGGATGAGGTAAGACGATGGTTGGACTTTGGAGAAGTGAAGTCACTGGAAGCCATGAAATTACTTCAGCCGAAGTCCTCTCTGACCTTTCACCCTGTCTCGTCACTGGTCAACAATTCCCGCAACAACTCCCCAGAGTGTCTGCAGCCTGTAGACCCCACGATTAAGAAG ACCGTTCAACCTACAGCCAGCAGTAAAATGATGATGAGCTGGCTGAAAACTGCCTCGCCCACTAAGAGGAAGAATACAGATGAAGATACATCAGCTAAAGGACCTGAAGAAAAGCTTGAAGCAGTGAAGCAGACCAAGCCAGCTGGGACTCTCCAGCAATGGCTGCTGGGAACTAGCTCCAACAAGAAACCAAGGACTTGA
- the tada3l gene encoding transcriptional adapter 3, translated as MSELKDCPPLKYYDFKPVDHVKVCPRYTAVLSRSEDDGIGIEELDTLQLELETLLSSASRRLRALEEQRQILTDWQDKKGDKRFLKLGKDPDLAASSRHSKPKKQKLDGKGSHGPGPGPGRPKSKNIQTKVQDFEFEVDPQDIPRNPKNDAPNRFWASVEPYCADITNEEIRVLEELLKPPEDEAEYYKIPTLGKHYSQRWAQEDLLEEQREGARANDKKKSMMGPLSELDAKDVDALLKKSESQHEPPDDGCPFGPLTQRLLQALVEENIISPMEDSPIPDIPGKDDGAGTSPRSQGKAFSVPHTRSLEARIREELVSQGLLDSDERQGVGGESEDEVLAELQKRQAELKALTAHNRSRKQELLKLAREEMRKQELRQRVRVADNEVMEAFRRIMAARQKKRTPTKKEKDQAWKALKERESILKLLDG; from the exons ATGAGTGAACTGAAGGACTGCCCACCTCTGAAGTACTATGACTTCAAACCTGTGGACCATGTGAAAGTGTGTCCACGCTATACTGCAGTACTCAGCCGCTCAGAAGATGATGGCATTGGCATTGAAGAGCTGGACACGCTTCAGCTGGAGCTGGAAACACTCCTGTCCTCTGCGAGCCGACGTCTCAGAGCGCTGGAAGAACAGAGACAG ATTCTTACAGACTGGCAGGACAAAAAAGGGGACAAAAGATTTTTGAAATTAGGGAAGGATCCAGATCTCGCAGCATCTTCTCGTCATTCCAAGCCCAAAAAACAGAAGCTTGATGGAAAAGGAAGTCATGGTCCCGGACCTGGGCCAGGTAGACCGAAGTCTAAGAACATACAGACCAAGGTTCAGGACTTTGAATTTGAAGTGGACCCCCAAGATATACCTCGCAATCCTAAAAATGATGCTCCCAACAG ATTCTGGGCCTCGGTGGAGCCTTACTGTGCAGACATTACAAATGAAGAGATCAGAGTTCTGGAAGAGCTGCTCAAACCCCCTGAAGATGAAGCTGAGTACTACAAG ATCCCAACTCTTGGAAAGCACTATTCCCAACGCTGGGCTCAAGAAGACCTGTTGGAGGAGCAAAGAGAGGGAGCCAGAGCCAATGACAAGAAGAAAAGCATGATGGGTCCTCTTTCTGAATTGGATGCTAAAG ATGTAGATGCCCTACTGAAGAAATCAGAGTCTCAGCATGAACCTCCTGACGACGGCTGTCCCTTTGGCCCTCTTACTCAGCGTCTTCTACAAGCGCTTGTTGAG GAGAACATCATATCTCCTATGGAGGATTCCCCTATTCCAGACATTCCAGGGAAGGATGATGGGGCCGGTACGTCACCTCGTAGTCAGGGTAAAGCCTTCAg TGTGCCTCACACACGCTCTCTGGAGGCTCGTATAAGAGAGGAGCTGGTGTCTCAGGGGCTGCTGGACTCTGATGAGAGGCAAGGTGTTGGAGGAGAATCTGAAGACGAGGTGCTGGCTGAGCTGCAGAAAAGACAAGCTGAACTCAAAGCTCTGACTGCCCACAACCGCTCGCGCAAGCAGGAACTGCTCAA GTTGGCACGGGAAGAGATGCGAAAACAGGAGCTTCGTCAGCGGGTCCGTGTGGCTGATAACGAGGTCATGGAGGCCTTCCGTCGCATCATGGCAGCCAGGCAAAAGAAACGCACTccaacaaaaaaagagaaagatcaGGCATGGAAAGCtttaaaagagagagaaagtatTCTCAAACTCTTAGATGGATAA
- the arpc4l gene encoding actin related protein 2/3 complex, subunit 4, like, with translation MTATLRPYLNAVRATLQAALCLENFSSQVVERHNKPEVEVRSSKELLLQPVVISRNDKEKVLIEGSINSVRVSIAVKQADEIEKILCHKFMRFMMMRAENFFILRRKPVEGYDISFLITNFHTEQMYKHKLVDFVIHFMEEIDKEISEMKLSVNARARIVAEEFLKNF, from the exons ATG acgGCAACATTGCGACCCTACCTGAATGCGGTGCGCGCCACTCTTCAAGCAGCCCTGTGTTTGGAGAACTTCTCCTCTCAGGTTGTGGAGCGACACAACAAACCTGAGGTGGAGGTTAG GAGCAGCAAAGAGCTTCTGTTGCAGCCGGTGGTCATAAGCCGCAATGACAAGGAGAAGGTCCTGATCGAGGGGTCTATAAACTCAGTGAGAGTCAGCATTGCTGTCAAACAG GCCGATGAGATTGAGAAGATCCTGTGCCATAAGTTTATGAGGTTCATGATGATGCGAGCTGAGAACTTCTTCATCCTGCGGAGGAAACCTGTTGAG GGCTATGACATCAGCTTCCTCATCACCAACTTCCACACAGAGCAGATGTATAAACACAAGCTGGTGGACTTTGTCATCCATTTCATGGAGGAGATCGACAAGGAGATCAGCGAGATGAAGCTGTCGGTGAACGCCCGGGCCCGAATTGTCGCAGAGGAATTCCTCAAGAAC TTCTGA